The DNA window CACGCCCGGACGCATCGTGATCCAGGAGCCGGCCCCAGCTGTAACCGAGTACGTGGAGAGCGCCCCGTTGGTGCTCCAGCAGGAAGCGGCGCCTAGGTGGGTCTTCGGCGACTTGACTCCCGTCCGCCTCTCGCACCACTCAAAGCCGGCTGTCATTGAGCATTTCGAGACACCGTACATCATCGACGCCTACCAGAAGCAGCATTTCATCAATCACGCGGCCCAACCAGTCCTCCTCGACCACTACGAGTCGCCCGTCTACATCAAGGACGAGGGGCTTCCACCAGTCATCGAAGCCTGCGACTGCCCAGCTCCGGCTCCTCCATGTCCCGGCTACTCTGCCCCCGTCTGCCCTTGCGGCAACCCCACATGCCCGGGCTCCTGCCAATAGTTGTATCACCCATTAGAGTCATGAGTTCCAACTCGTACACCATATACAATTCTTTATTATTCtagaaattcaataaaattcttttcctcttcaaactgcacatatttctcttttttcatgtACGaatgagattttcaaaaattcaaagtactCGAGATGGATTCAGACTATTGAACTCCCTCTAAGGGGTATCCAAAGGAAGTACACAGCTAAAGTCTGTGGGATTCTAGGAATGCCCGTTGCGCTCGCAGTTAAAACACAACGCCAGTTTACGTAGATTTTGAAGGCCTACTAATTTAATTGTATACTTCATTACGAAGGTACAGTTTTTTAAACCCAAAGTGAGTATACTATGGTTCTcttggaggaggagggggggggggcgcttatGCGAGCATCATAgtgttttttctcttcaaaattgtcACTACTTGTCAAAAGAAGTCACTACTTTCCCTTATATAACTAATTTATTATAATTGAAAACGTCTCGATAAGCGCTGGATGCagaataatattttaatttccagaGTCCTACAACGTTACTGCTAAAAAAATACTGCGGAAATCCTTTCCACAGTTAAAAGACAGCAGTCAAGTTTTTAATGCAAGCAAACACAACCAAGATAAATTTTGAGTTGTTACCTTCAGGTTACGCAGCTATTCCCGTAAGGAATATTCGGTGGTACGATCTAGAATTTTTTCGGACATTCTATTTTCTGTTATATATCCCTAAAACTCAGGAACTtacaagttttgagaaaattcataTCTTCGTAAAACCTGGGTTCATCATTTTCTGTGATTTTGGCGAGTTCAtcggtattttatttttagactcCTAATTGCTGGATTCTTTCATGTTCTTAATTTTCATTCGAAACTTGCTTTATTCTGTTTTAACAAAATAATGACATACGAGCCATGTGTGTATCCCGTTACTGGACATACAAATTTTGAGAAGAAGGTATCTTAAAGTCTTCTTAAAATATGTCTAATACCGTAGACAAAAAAATACACTTAAACTTTAGATGCCTCGTATAAGCCAAAAAAAGTGATTCCATCCAatcatatttttattgttttaaaccGGTTAGAATTTCAGAAACGATTACATTAAACTTGTCAAATTCAATGCGCCGTGACATCATTATGGCAGCCAGCGCCGCAGCCAGGAGGGACAGGCTCGTAAATGACGGGGCTACCGTCGTCCGTGATGACGTCAGGCATCTCGTAATGGTCGACCACAGTCGGTTCCGACACATGATTGATGACGATTGACTTCTGAAATAAGTCGATGATGAAGGGAGTCTCAAAGTATTCGATGATGGCTGGTTTAGCGACATGACTGATGCGAACTGCAGAGGCAGATGCATCATTAGAGACTCTTAGGGGGGCGGATTCCTGCTGCAGCACAGCTGTGTCACCCTCCTCAATGCGCTCGGGAAGCACTTGTGCTGTTTTTCGGACCATCGCTTTTCCCGCTCCAAAAACCGGTTCCCCTATTGCACTGGTTGTGACCGCACTGCTTCCAAAAACCCCTCCACTTCCATCAAAATATGGTGCTCGATTGATGCTACCGCAGTTAGTTCCGTCAAAAGAACTGATCGCTCCGTTGATCCCATGTGCAGTTCCGTAGCCTTCGATTGTTTGTCTCATTGGCTTCCATCCATTGTAGTAATTCAATCCAGACGCCCTCTTTAACTCATTTTCGGCAGATTTGGAATCGATTCTTATAATACTGAGAGAGACtacagagaaaaattgattgactAGAGAGAAATTGATGTATGTTAATAAACACAGCGAAAGGGACGGACCATTCATTCTGAagagttcttttttttcctggTTATTCAATTTAGCTTTCAGCCGACACAGATACTGTCTTCAGACGGTCAGTGCGAGAGTGAAGGAAATGTTTGATAATTTTTGGCCTATTTctaattcttttattttctttgcactATCATTCATTCTTGTAAAgagaattgaaattttaaaaaaatctggctaAGTAGTTTTGAGCAAGGATATGGGTATCATTAGACAACCACAAAATATGCGAGATTTTCCAAGATGCAGCTTCAAAAGATGTGCCACTGACGGCCATGCCAAACATCTGTCGcggcgataaaaaaatccgaatgCCCGAAAACTGAATTTAGGGAGAGCTACTGTAGATGATATGAGCGCATTGTATGTGACCCAGAAACCAGACAAAATCGTCGCGGTTCTTATCGATTTACATCGCGCTTCAAGTAATGCAGAAGAGACAATTTCTTTAGAtgcaagcaatttttttcagcGGGCTCTGATGGGAAGAGATGCTGGTTTCAATATTGTCAATCAAAgcgaaaattaaacaaaatgaTTTGAGTCAGCATAAAGGGAAATACCCTATATTACTCCTTTTTCAAACCAACAGCTTTCCTTTTTCAACTTAACAGGTTTTCAAACACTTTTGATCCATCCGCCGTTAATATCAGACTACTCCGGAGAGAGAAGATTACGACCGGACACAGGGGTGACTTGAAACCTTACACCCTCGAGGACACCTGACACTTTACACTTCACGGAGCCTCGTGTTTGTTTCTGAGATAATGAAGGGCGTAGCagtataaaagtaaaaatatttccgGAGATGACATTAGTCATCAGTTTGCCTCAGAGGTATTGGTCTACAAAAGTAACcttcgaaaaaaataattaaattcctTCATTATGAAGAGAATCACTCTTATTTTGTTGGGTGTTTTGGCCACAGTGCATGTAGTCCTTAGCCACTGTGGAGCCCCCACTTGCGGCGCGGGCTGTGGCTGTGGAGCTGGATTCGGATCTTACAGAAGAGGTTTCGGGGCAGGATGCAGTGGACTCGGGCGGTTTGGTGGAGTCGTGGGAGGAATTAGCAACGGGATTAGCTTCGGCTCCCGTGGAGGATTCGGCGGTTTTGGAGGGGGTGCTGGAGCTGGTTTGGCCGCGGGAGCCGCTTGTACAATCGTGCAACCGGTTGCTGGACCAGGCAGAATTATCGTCCAGGAGGCACCAACTTTTGTCCCAGAATACGTGGATGGCGCTCCCATCGTGCTGGAACAAGAGGCTGCCCCCAGGTTTGTCTTCGGAGACTTGACCCCACGGCGGCTTTCTCACCAGTCTCGACCTGCCGTGATCGAGCACTTCGAGACCCCGTACATCATCGATACTATGCAGCGGACGACCTTCATCAAGCACGCTTCACGGCCTACGGTCATCGACCACTACGAGCGCCCCGAAGTTATCTCCGACGAGGGACTCCCGATCATTTACGAGCCTGCCTGTGGGGGTTCTGGCTCTTCCTGCGGATGTGGCGCTGTTGGCTGCGATGGTGACTGTGCCTGTCACTGCAAATAGTGACAGCTCATTGCGGGGAGTGTTAATATGCAAAGAAATGCTTCCATAGACAAATTATTGTGCttataaaataatgtaattGAATAAATCTGAAGgttgacagaaaaaaaaataaataaataatacaacTTGCGGCGTTCATGAACGAATTACAATTTCTCTGCGTCTTTTCTCTGagtacgattttttggcgagtTCTATAATtgttgcaaaatgagcttcttGAAAGCTCATGAAAATGATACCTACACCCTTTAAATGAACGCATAGCACAAAGTTTCACGAAAATGATGTGAGCTAATGGGCTTAACGCAATATTTATAATTAGTTCTCATTGCCGATCAACACTGCGAGACAGCAAAAAAGTCTGtcaaaaaagggcctttttgtGCCCCTTTCCGAGGGAACTCAGGGATTTTGTTCAAATGTGGCCTAAACGAGAACTCACGATGAGACAATCCACCTGAAAAGTTTTGGCTCGAGTTAACAGCTTTCGCAAAATAGTGTtcgaaaatttacaaattttatccttaaaaaataCGAATACTTTGAGATATCTTAGTTTAAAATACAACTTCAGTTAATCCCTATATATTTTTTGAGGCACGATAACATCAACTGATAAAACCATGTCTCAAAAATGACTCAGTAATCGACCACAGTTGTTCCTTCCAGCaaggaacttcaaaatattagcATTATTCAATGATAATAGATGTAAAATTTGCAACGCTTTGTTGTCAAAATGAGCTTTAAACTCCAGCTGAAACTTTCCCTGCAATATTTTCTCATATTAAGATTTCGTGTAGGTTGCATTTGAACGAAATCCCTGAGTTCCCAAAAAGAGAGACACAAAAAAGCCTTTTTTTAAAGGTTCATCATACTGCGCAAAGGCTTGAGAGCGACACCTTGATACATAACATGTCGTGGGAGGAAAATCAATCAAATCATAATGATGCATCCATCTTTTTTGGTGAATGCCTCCAAGACAATTAAAAAGCAATCTCAAGACATCATTAACATTATCTTTAcaataagctccgagacctcctaattttgcgtaactggtaacgcttagttccagcattccaccgagccgattttcattatttttgcggcTTTTGACGGTCAATAATTGTCTCTggtctagatgagcccgctcctttcagattttcaaaatatgacccaggtttttatgtattacgtggtaaagttgcgaattctcccgtttaaacaatgtaaatttttatttcttgtcaTATTTCGTTTCAGCgttctactggaccgatttccatgattttagtGACAGGTGagagtccctagatgagcccgctcttttcagattttcaaaatatgacccaggttttttgaCAATCACGTTATGAAAAAGATcgaatttacagaatgctccgtaACTGCTGTCGCTATGCGAAAAAGGTTGCGCAGTGGCCGAGAATGTTGCGTAGTGGCCAAGCAGCCTACGCATTACCTCCACTCCATGAACAAAAGATTCATCGCAGAGAAATCAGGATTGACGGTGGCCGAGtcgttaaagaaaaataaaaatataaataaatgaattattaaataaataaatgaaaataaaaggctAAACACGAGTTGTTGattcgctgttattgcgagacgGAGACTCAATGTTGTTCTTCAGAGGGAGGACAATTAAAATTCTGATAAGgctcttaaaaattaatataaattatTCAATGTTTAAAAACGTCTTCGGCATGAAATTAGTTAAGCGTACCATCGTGTCCATCGTCCAACTTGCGTAGTAACATATTTTTGGCAACAAAAGCAATATTAGATAGTTTAACAAAAGTCAaagattatcaaaatttttcgatgtCATTAGCTagaatttttttggatattttatgaACATTGTTTGTGAAGTGAGACGATACTTGTAGTAAATCTTGAAATCTTGCTCACTTTCAACtttcttattaaatttttgcatcaatttgaCGGCCCTTTCAGTATGGTCCTTCACAACTTCATTTAATAAGGCTCGGTGGATGAATAAGGCGATTCACGCTCTGAAGATGTGGATGTTTAGAAATTAGTTCCCCCTTACAGGAGAGAAACAAAAAGGAATTCTTCacgttaatattttttattgttaaggTGTATATAAAATATCCGTTTCGTTCTCCCCATTCTGCTGGCGCTCCCAAAAATGACCTTCAGCTCATTGAAGACTTagtagaatttgaaaaatttgatcctTTAGCAGGAGGCGAGCtctacagaaattttcaaatcacTAATGGTACTTGAGTGAAGTGCTCGTCCCTCTGTCTCTTTTCGATAAGAGAATTTCGTCGGAGAAGAAGATGCTGTGTGTTTATAATTTAAAACATAATTCAGGCCTCCCTGCCCCACTCAGACGTCGAGATGCTCTGCCTGAGGAATTCACCAGACTGACtgatttatttacaaaaaatagcATGGCTTTTTGTTGACATTCTTGGTATTTCATCGGCATTTTTAGATATAGACCCAGTATATTGGCCAGAAAGCCCGGAATACATACATATGTACCAAATTGTTTTAGCCCTTGAAGTAGTGAAGGACCATACTGAAAGGGCCGtcaaattgatgcaaaaatttaataagaaaGTTGAAAGTGAGCAAGATTTCAAGATTTACTACAAGTATCGTCTCACTTCACAAACAATGTtcataaaatatccaaaaaaattctAGCTAATGacatcgaaaaattttgataatcttTGACTTTTGTTAAACTATCTAATATTGCTTTTGTTGCCAAAAATATGTTACTACGCAAGTTGGACGATGGACACGATGGTACGCTTAACTAATTTCATGCCGAAGACGTTTTTAAACATTGAataatttatattaatttttaagagcCTTATCAGAATTTTAATTGTCCTCCCTCTGAAGAACAACATTGAGTCTCcgtctcgcaataacagcgaatCAACAACTCGTGTTTagccttttattttcatttatttatttaataattcatttatttatatttttatttttctttgtttccagGCTTAGGTGGCAGGTGTACCTCCATGTTGTCCCGGTTCATTGATACGAATCCTGACTTTAGCACTTATTTATTACGACCTGTAAATCATCTTAAGTTCTTTGACTGCAATAATTCATTAATCAATCATTGCGAAACGCATCCTTTTGATTTAtaatgttttcttctttttaccaAAAACTGAAATCATTTCGTCCTAAAAACGAAAATATACCTCACGTGGTATTTtcttgggggaaaaataaaaccataAGATTGATAAAAAGCTAAAAGAGAAGGACGCAACGATAAAAATCGGAAACAAAAGACAAACGTTGTTTGTCATTAAGTTTTCAATTACGTATCAAAGTGAGCTATCAAGTATGTcaaatctatattatacagctacaagcaaaatcttggaagcactatttctgacgatcTGCCGGatcgataaggatgatctttacatgtatgtcatctgtagtagatgtagatgtgcaaaaaattatgaaaccccgagcttttaatgttgtagagcttttaaagctcatgtcacttaagtccaatgttaatagcgtgagagatatgtcgtttccgctagaaagtcaaggtgtgggattctacctgagtgactcgaatgaacaataaaacaatggaaaagctcgtgaagggctcctaattcgaagagttgaggaacagtgaatcgctcagggttcaaggtccaaggtataaggttcaactcaatttttcatgcattcttccggctttgatttgtggcattggtcaatttacttgattgctgaatttctattaatatctacagcagataaacagcagatacaaagtgagaaggcaggcgctgcgtcgcgtcgggacggaccaaatattattaactcttaacggtcgaaatccgatttttttttttttaaattaagtatttaaaaataacacaataaatagaaatttctatagtaagtggactgtgaaattatgtacatccagctattcctcatcatttacaaatctgagtgttacgtcaaaaattttgaaatcgatgcagctcgaacctaaaatggtgtattaaaatggaagaagaTTTTTGCCGATACATATGCGTggagggcccgcgaagcgggcctgagggctcGAGGCGCCCTCccaggggttgggccgcgtagcggtcagggggcagggccccctagtattaCGATACACATCATACATTTAAACAATCAATCACTGTAGTATTATTGAGTGCGATTTCACAGAAGCGCATTCATTTGAAATATGACTGCACAAAAGAAATTGATTGAGCTGTAACAAGGTTAAGAGTTCTTGATATTCTCTGCTGAGAGAAGCCGTAGAGCAGTGGgtataaaattagaatttagaaCTTCCCTTATTTTTGCccgagaaaaaaaggtttataTTCAGTTCGGAAGTCTGTAGATTTTATTGGGTATCGATTCTTCGAGCAATTCAAATACAGCTTTGTTCAGACAGCAATGTAACACGATAAATCACAATGGCACTCCGACAAATATATAACAGAAGGTGATAGGTAACCATTACGAGAGCTAAGCCGAAGCCAGGACTCACCAAATGCTCAGGAAGGCTGAATCATTCATCATCattctcataatttttcaaaggcGACCTGTATTGATATAGATCCTACATACACCGGAGCATGCGTTTTTTAAATCAATCTACATATAATATTGTAGgccgaaatgaaaaaaaaaaaaaaaaaggcataaAGTAAATCAATAGTTCAATTAGTCAATGTCATTAAGAATTTATTTGACATACTTTTCACATTACAGTCCTTAAAAGACTGTTATTTCTGTATGTGATTAGATGCAGGCGCAGTCAGATATGCCACAGCTACCGTCGCAACCAGCTGCTCCACACCCGCAGGAAGAGCCAGAACCCCCACAGGCAGGCTCGTAAATGACCGGGAGTCCCTCGTCGCAGATGACCTCGGGTTGTTCGTAGTGGTCGATGATGACAGGGCAAGAAGCGTGGTTGACGAAGGCCGTGCGTTGAACGGCATCGATGATGTACGGGGTCTCGAAGTGCTCGATCACTGCCGGTCTGGACTGGTGGGATAGCCGGACCGGGGTAGAGTCACCGAAGACGAACCTGGGAGCAGCCTCCTGCTCTAAGACGATGGGTGCACTGTCCACGTATTCTGGGACAACGGTTGGTGCCTCCTGGACGATGATTCTGCCTGGTCCAGCAACCGGTTGTACGATTGTTCCGGCAGCGGCAGCGGCTGCGGCGGCCGAACCGGCTCCAGCGCCACCTCCGAATCCTCCGAAGCCACCGGTGCCTCCGAAACCTCCAGCTCCTCCGAAACCACCGAATCCTCTGCCAAAACCACCGCCGATGCCTCCAAGTCCGTTGCCAAATCCTCCTACCACTCCGCCGTAGCGCCCGAAGCCAGCGCCGCATCCGGACCCGTAGCCTCCTCCGTATGATCCCCAACCGGCCCCGCAGCCGCATCCGGCGCCGCAATTACGGGCACCACAGTGGCTCATAACAACGTGCACCGTGGCCATGACACCTAACAAAATCAAGGTACTTTGCTTCATCATGTTGTTTCTTCGCAACCTTGGAGCTGTGTATAAGCGGTTGTCCTGAGAGACAGACTAGGCGAGGAGTGAGGATGTGGTTTGAAACAACGGCACATTTTATATTGGAGTATTTTTGCTGAGGATATCTGCAttcgatttttgcttaaaaatcgatcttttcccCAAAGATGGATTGGCGGCAGGTGCTTCTAAGGAAGAACTGTCTCCTCAAAATAATCTTGAATCCGTCTAGTTTGTACGTGGTTTCACGTTTGAGCTGAATCTGCCACCGTAGTTCCTCAGCAGTAtatcaaattgcaaaaattcctAATCTGACTCCGTCACTTGATCCACCTACAAGTAGATTTTTGACATCGTGCTCCTGGCTTATTTTTCTGTATTCAGTGCAGAAGATTAATTTTGTATAGTTTTAAGTAACGTTCAGCCATGACTGCTGGCGATGTTTTTCCTATCGACATTGGaggatttaaaatttcataattttgatgCGTTTAATGTATCTGAttctttttaaaacttaaaatatacCCACGTAAAATAATCGCTTCGTCAATGATTAGTCGTGGTGTATGCGGATCCTAGAGGgtcagttttcaaatttcaacaGACCTCTTCATagtgcaaaataaaaactgatTTCTGAGTTATCTTCAGAAATCATACGCACATTTTCCTCCTAAATTTTCTCATGAACAAAACTTCGCATTCAGCGGGGACAACCGGTTGAAGATTTAGTTATCGCTTCCTACAAATTGAGATGTATCCTTGAACTCGCCAGCAAAATACATCCCATATGCTAGCAACGATTGGCACAATTGGCTTCTAACCCACCCATATAGTTAATAAATGttgcaatattttaatttatcttaACAGTGAACTGATTACATTTATTTCTAGTATTTCAAACGCACTAGGGATGTAATGCAGTCTATAAAATGGACAAGTTTTAAATGAAGGCATCATTCCCTTCGTTGGCTGTGTGGAAAACTTCTCACTCATCTCCGTGGACATTGGTCTCTTTATCCGAGGGCTTCTTACTATCATCATGAAGCAAAGTACCTTGATTTTGTTAGGTGTCATGGCCACGGTGCACGTTGTTATGAGCCACTGTGGTACCCGCAATTGCGGCGCCGGATGCGGCTGCGGGGCCGGTTGGGGATCATACGGAGGAGGCTACGGGTCCGGATGCGGCGCTGGCTTCGGGCGCTACGGCGGAGTGGTAGGAGGATTTGGCAACGGACTTGGAGGCATCGGCGGTGGTTTTGGCAGAGGATTCGGTGGTTTCGGAGGAGCTGGAGGTTTCGGAGGCACCGGTGGCTTCGGAGGATTCGGAGGTGGCGCTGGAGCCGGTTCGGCCGCCGCAGCCGCTGCCGCTGCCGGAACAATCGTACAACCGGTTGCTGGACCAGGCAGAATCATCGTCCAGGAGGCACCAACCGTTGTCCCAGAATACGTGGACAGTGCACCCATCGTCTTAGAGCAGGAGGCTGCTCCCAGGTTCGTCTTCGGTGACTCTACCCCGGTCCGGCTATCCCACCAGTCCAGACCGGCAGTGATCGAGCACTTCGAGACCCCGTACATCATCGATGCCGTTCAACGTACGGCCTTCGTCAACCACGCTTCTTGCCCTGTCATCATCGACCACTACGAACAA is part of the Bemisia tabaci chromosome 1, PGI_BMITA_v3 genome and encodes:
- the LOC109035740 gene encoding uncharacterized protein; this encodes MMKQSTLILLGVMATVHVVMSHCGARNCGAGCGCGAGWGSYGGGYGSGCGAGFGRYGGVVGGFGNGLGGIGGGFGRGFGGFGGAGGFGGTGGFGGFGGGAGAGSAAAAAAAAGTIVQPVAGPGRIIVQEAPTVVPEYVDSAPIVLEQEAAPRFVFGDSTPVRLSHQSRPAVIEHFETPYIIDAVQRTAFVNHASCPVIIDHYEQPEVICDEGLPVIYEPACGGSGSSCGCGAAGCDGSCGISDCACI